The genome window CTCAAAAAGGATCTTTCCACTTACTACAGCTACAACAATTTCCTCATTGACAAACTGCTGGATATCTTCCCAGTGTCAGAGGTATGTGTCATTGCTTTGTTCTCCCAAAtgtcatagaaacacaaaatgaaCAGGAATCTATGGAAGGTTACGTTTTGTTGTAACGGTTTTGTCATCATGCTGAACTTAAGACTTCCCTCTTTTTATGTGCTTTGTAGCTGATTGATTTCCTGGAGGCCAATGAAATTCAGCGACCTGTCACCATTCGGACCAATACACTGAAGACAAGGAGGAGGGACTTGGCTCAGGTAACAAATCTCTTTCAACTTGGATCAAATAAAGGTGCCCCAAATCCACCCCTACCCCCTAGGCATTTGTGTTTCTCTGAAAGGATTAAGACTAAGGGTCAATTTGGAATTGACCAAAGGATAATCAGATGATATTAGTAATACCTGTTCCTCTGCCAGACTGACTGAGTGACATGTATGTTGTTTGTCCCAGGCCCTGATTAACAGAGGGGTGAATCTGGATCCTCTGGGGAAGTGGTCTAAAGTGGGCCTGGTCATTTTTGACTCCTCGGTACCCATAGGTCAGTACCAGCACACTCCAACCTTTTATATTTGTATGAAAGATTAGAATGTTAATTCTCTATTTACTACTGTTATCCTGCTTTCTGTGTGTTATGAGTAAGTATGCATGAATTGATGAGTGTATACCCTAGTTGTGTTTTCCCGTTCCCAGGTGCAACCCCAGAGTACCTGGCTGGTCACTACATGCTGCAGGGAGCCTCCAGCTTCCTGCCTGTCATGGCTCTCTCTCCCCAGGAGGGGGAGACTGTGCTCGACATGAGCTCAGCTCCTGGGGGAAAGACCACCTATATGGGTGAGGATGTTAAAAATGAGAGTTGAATGACAATGATCACAATACTGTTCACTGCTGTTGGTCTCTACGATTAGCCTAATAATCAAGGGCAGCCTTTCTTGTGTTGCGACATGGGAGTTAGAATAGAAGAAAACATCATTTTGACATTTGGTTGTGCAGCAGCTGTTTTTCTCTTGCTATGTCAGTCAataaccatgtttccatccacagtttttatgcgagtaaagtcataatGTATAAAATTATATAAATATATTACTGTTAATGCCGACATAATTTGTTCggtcgacatggtgggatctttttgtgtctgtaaaattaattatgtgagaaatggcggCGGAAAcgtgactcgggaaaccatgcaatTTATTAGTCTACAGGTGAAAaaagtggtgaaagtgcacggtgatgagcttgatgctcctctccaataaatatccagggtcttattctggtgacatgatgatcgatgcatgactgctgtttgacaaatactAATATTCTCGCTTTCATCCATAAAAAAacccatgtagactagcctacccgcacTGCATCTGAGAGCGCACGTACCAAGACCAGAATAGGCACATCAAGGGCCCTGACCTCCAAGGggccccccattgattttgttagtcactcttactcagatatcatattaaaatggCGTAAGTCATGGCAaagtgtgtagaattgcaggacattaactttaaaactaaaatgttttgcctgcAAGGTGGGGGAGCCCCCCAACCATATCTCGCTTAGGGCCCTCAAAAGGGGGCATGTTTTCATGCGCTTCGGTTCCAGGAAAACACTGAATTTCTTATTTGGCCCCATCCTGAAAAGATGAAGAACCCCTGATCTGGGGGCTTGACAGGCAAGACTTGTCTTTTTATTTGATTACTTATTtattgtgtatatgtgtgtgtcccACAGCCCAGTTGAtgaggaacacaggagtgattgtgGCCAATGATGCCAGTGCTGACAGACTGAAGAGTGTGGTGGGCAACATCCACCGTCTAGGAGTCACCAACTCAATGATCTGTAACTACGACGGGAGGCAGTTCCCTAAGGTAATGAGAGAGGTTCTTGCTCTACATGCAgtttatacatgtactgtatgacacAATATAAGTATGTATGTTACACCCATTGATGGTATGTTAACCTGTTGGTTACTATATTTGCAGGTAATGGGTGGGTTTGACAGAGTGCTGCTTGATGCTCCCTGCTCAGGCACAGGAGTAATCTCAAAAGACCCTGCTGTGAAGACCAGTAAAGTGAGAAAAAAACTATTATACACTACACAGGCCTTTAGATTTACAGTAGACACTGGCCTTTAATTACAACTTCCTGTTCATGTCTTCCTAATCCTACGTCCTGTCTCTCAGGACGAGTCTGACATCCAGCGGTTGGCCCACCTGCAGAAGGAGCTCATCCTGGCGGCCATCGACTCGGTCAATGCTGAGTCTCCCTCTGGAGGCTATGTGGTGTACTGCACATGCTCTATCATGGTGGGTACACAGTGTCACACTGATGACAAATAAACACTATCTAAGTTGAGGCTTTACTTAAAGTGAATTGCAATGATTTCTTGTATTGTAGCCTTTTTTTTGGTGCATGTACAAAATGTCTGTGATGGTTAAATTAATTTGGAGTAGAATAGTTACCTCATTGACTTTATCACCAGGTGGAGGAGAACGAGTGGGTAGTGGACTATGCTCTCAAGAAAAGAAACGTCAAACTCGTCCAGACTGGACTGGACTTTGGCAAAGAAGGTTTCACCAGGTAAAGGGGTTATAAGAACACATTATTCACATTCATCCAGATATTTACCCTTACCCCCTAACCATTTCCTCGTGCAATATGAATAAATATATTTCCTCCATTTAGATTCAAAGAGAGACGATTCCATCCCTCTCTGAAACTCTCACGCCGGTTCTATCCTCATTCCCACAACATGGACGGTTTCTTTGTGGCCAAGCTGAAAAAGTTCTCCAACACGGTCCCAACCACAGCAGTTGACAAAGGTAAAGTAGATGTCATCTTGGATCTACTAAACCACAATGCTTTGTCCAGTGTCATGGTAACACCACTTGTGTTTATATAAAACTAACACCCTGTTATTGTCACTATTCCAGACGGAGAAGAGGAAACCGAGCCAtctgaggcagtagaggttaCAGCTGATTCCTCTGATGAGGACGGGCCACCTAAAGCAGGGTCTAAGAACAAGTCCAAGAAGCAGAAGCCAGTCCCTGGCAAGCCAGCTGTGTCACAGAAGGCCACAGCCAACGGGAAGCTAGCCAAAAGCATCGGCAAGAAAACAACAAACCCAAGCACCTTGAAAAAGAGTGAGAAACCAACCGGGCCGAAAAAGGCAAAGATCGCTAAGATGGATGGTAGGACTGTGAAAGTGGACGGAGAGCTCAAGAAGtccaacacagtcaaaacagaaGGGGAGACGACCAAAGAATCAAAGGAAGGGAGCAGGTTTGAGAAAAAACGCGATAAACCAAGGAAATCCCCCATGCAGAGCAAGAAGAGAATGGGGAAGAACAAATTCAATAAGTTGAAGAAGCTGCTAAAAAAAGAAGAGGTTGGACAATGAACATGTATAAGATGTTTATGAAAATGAAGACTAATTATTTTGCAGTTGTCACTAGTCAGAGAGGTCTAATTGTCATAACAGATAAGTAATTTTCACAAGAGCTGAGCATGTTAGGATAAATATTGCCTCCCTCCGGACTGAAAATCACTGCAGCAGGCCCTCCATTTGAGGGCCCTGAGCCCCTGCCCCCTTTGGAGTAGGTAGATGTTGTCCCTAACCACACAGATACTAGATCAGATATTTTTCATGGCCCTCGTGGATGATTGGTTCTAGGTTAGGAATatggtaatctgatcctagatctgtggttgagGGCGAAGTTCTAACTTCAATTCTTGTTAAACATTTTAACATTTCACATTTTATTCCTTCCTTGCAATGTTATCTGTTTGGTTTAATTACATTTTGTGTCTTTTGATCAAATTGATATGTATTGTAAAGACTAATCCTTGAGACAATAAAATGTCTCAGATTGTTTGCCATATACACCCATCTTGTGTTTATTTGTATATTGCTGCAGTATTGTTGGCTGTGTATGACATAAAATATGTTATTAGATCGTTTTCATTAACAGTACGTTTAATCAATTACATGCAGTCTCTGACACAGTGCAAATACAATATCCTTATGCATTATCGATTGATATTAAAATACCGGTACTTAGATTTGATTTCGGATCAAACCAAAGAACTCGTCTTCGCCGGAAGTTGTGTTGTTTACATTTTCCAAGATGGCGGCGGGAATGTATTTGGAACACTATTTGGACAGTGAGTTAATTTTCTATTATTTAAAAGATTTAAAGATAAAAATCTCCTAATGTTTTCGATAGTTTAGCTGTCAATTTGAATTTCTCTGCATGTTTAGTCAATGCATTGCAAGAAGGAATGCTTTATTTGGAGAATTAGGccgctagctacctagctaagcaACACCAACGGTCGTTTCGCATGCTAGGCAGCAGCCTAGCTAGAGTATCATCACAAATTGAAGATACATTTGTTATACCAATAGTTTGTATTATTAATGAATATTAATCAGTCAAAAAAGTTAATGATTGTTCATTTCTCATCACAGGCATAGAGAACCTGCCATTTGAACTGCAGAGGAACTTCAATTTGATGAGGGACTTGGATCAACGTACAGAGGGTGAGAAATAACAACTGTTACCGACCAATTCACTACTCTGCAGAGTATGTGTGAACCATGTTTACAATGCATAATAAAGTAGCAGTCATCCCACCCACAAGTTGTGCATTTGAATTGCCCATGATGAATGTATGCAAATGAAATCTGTCTAGCCTCCATAATTACCAGGAATAAAGAACATTCATGTCCACGGTCCTCAACAATTTACCATTCAATGATCTGCTAATCTTCCAACATCGTCAGGTCATATAGACCAAAAACTGCACAACAATTCTGTGAGGCGTCTTTACATAGCAGTACTTTGTTGGGATTTCTTAGATCCATTCATACCTGTAAAAGCCCTAGATACACATACTTCATTAAAAAAATGCATGTTATGTGGAAGCAAGTGACATAGTAACACACATCACATAAGGCTGATATTCTCAGAACAGTGGCATCAATAAAATTGCTTATCCAAACTTCTCACCCAACCCATCTGTTTTTCTCTCAGATCTAAAGGGGCAGATAGACTCCCTGGCAAAGGATTACACATCCAATGCCAGGACCCTCTCGTCTGAACAGAAGCTTACTATTCTGAGGCAGATCCAACAATCGTACAGCAAAAGCAAGGAGTTTGGGGATGACAAAGTGCAACTGGCTATGCAGACTTATGAGATGGTCAGTAGTAGTACTTTGGAGCTCTGTGCTTCCTTTGTGTTGGAGCCTGTGTGGGTCAGTCAAATGAATCCTAAAGTGCAGTGGTTGTTCCCTAGGTGGACAAGCACATCCGGAGACTGGACACAGACCTGGCACGCTTTGAGGCCGACCTGAAGGAGAAGCAGATAGAGAGCACAGACTATGATTCCACCTCCAGTAAGGGAAAGAAAAGTACGTATTTGAAGTGTGTACGTGCAGGTCTATTTCTCTTGAATGTTTGCCTTGTAGCATCTTGGCACACTTCAAAATATCAAATCATTACGAATAATGGTaaatgtattgtcattttggagtcacttttattgttaataagaatgtttctaaacactctACATTaacgtggatgctaccatgattacggatagtcctgaatgaatcgtgacgttattgtaatggtgaaaggttagcatgtcttggcggTATATTTGTGTGTCTACCTTTCTCACtaatcattattcacaattcattcagaactatccgtaatcatggtagcatcgaCCTTAATGTAGAGTGTTTAGAAACatgatattcttatttacaataaaagtgactccaaaatgacaatgcatttaccattcatttctatgagGCACAAAATGAtcagaaacacaaccaaaacaaacagcaaatgcatccaacaacttTGTACAGTCACaaacttgatgtaatcattgcgtgctaggaatatgggaccaaatactaaacgttttactactttaatacacaaaagtgaattCGTCCCACtgcttttggtcccctaaaatgggggtgactatgtacaaaaagtgttgtaatttctaaacgattcacccgatatggacgaaaataccctcaaatgaaagctgacCGTCTGCACTTTAGTCattttataatttaaaaaaaattcacttacccaatacttttggagctcactgtatatttaATGCTATGTTTTGATATTTCAGGTGAGTCCAGGGGGCTGAAAGAGAAGAAGGTGGCTAAAACTCGGTCTAAAGTGAAGAGCTCCGATGAAGATGGCAGTCCGAAGAGTGCACAGAAGAAAGTCAAACTTCTCCAGCCGTACGTTTGTTATTGTGCACTCTATCACTTCCTTCCTTGAAGACAATCTCCTTCACTGGccttaattgtgtgtgtgtgtgtactcatccACCAGTCTCTCTCATTGTCAGGGGGGAGTTCACTGCTCCAGCTGCTAACTTTGGGAACGTGCATCCCTCTGACGTGCTGGACATGCCAGTGGACCCCAATGAGCCCACCTACTGCCTGTGTCACCAGGTGTCCTATGGAGAGATGATTGGCTGTGACAACACAGATGTGAGTTTCCCCAGAAACCTCCCCTGAGTTCCCCCATTGTGTGCACTAACCTGACCTATATTGTTGTGTTGATTCTGGTTCTTGAAAGCTACAGTGTGTACAGACTTCATCAAACCCCTGTGTTGATTATTTTTGCAGTGTTCCATCGAGTGGTTCCACTTTGCCTGCGTGGGCCTGACGACGAAACCAAGAGGGAAATGGTGAGGGAATCAGCCAACCTACACAGACTAACCGTACATACTACACTCAATGGCCAGTTTATTAGATACACACACCTAGTACAGGGTCAGACCCCCCCTTTGGcaacagaacagcctgaattctctggggggcatggattctacaagtcaGAAATGTTCCGCAGGGATGTTTGTCCATGCTGACGCGATGAcatcacgcagttgctgcagattggacagcGGTACGCAGTTGACACCAGGCTGGATGGGTCCATGGACTGCTGCTTATActaaatcctgactctgccaacagcatgacgcaacaggaaccgggattcgttgGACCAGgtgatgtttttccactcctcaatcgtacagtgttggtgatcgtgtgCTCACTGAAGCAgctcttcttgtttttagctgataggagtggaacttagtgtggtcgtctgctgtaaTAGCCCATTCGTGACAAGGATCGATAAGTTGTGCATTCctagatgccgttctgcacagcACTGTTGCACTGtgccgttatttgtctgtttgcgGGCCCGCCTGTCAGCTTGTACGATTCTTGCCCTTTTCCTCAACGCTCTGTTTTTGctcacaggactgctgctgactggatgCTTTTTGTTTGTCACACTGTTCTCGGTAAACCGTAGACACTATCGTGCGTGAAAAGCTCAGGAGGGCAGCCGTTTCTGAGACATTGGAACCCGCGCGCCAAGCAATGACGATCATACAACACTCAAaatcgcttaggtcactcgttttgccaattttaacgttcaatcgaacagtaactgaatgcctgtctgcctgttttatatagcaagccacggccacgtgactcactgtctgtaggagcgatccatttttatgaacagggtggtgtacctaataaactggccggtgAGTATGCATCTTTCACAAAGCGGAAATAGTGATGGGATTTTAAGGTTTACAACTGAATATTTCCTTTTTTCTAACTCTGCAGGTATTGTCCACGCTGCTCtcaagacagaaagagaaagtaaGCCCCTAAGGTAGAGGGGCCAACCAATTGTAGAGTCAGGATTACTACGTTAGTTGTGAAGAGAAAGTAACATGACATTTTCTGTCCCCAGGATAGTATTACATTGTTTGTCGGTCTTCTAGCATAGAACAATTGGTGCTTTCTTTTTTTGTTTACTTGATTTAATGCAGTGTGAAGGAGATACGTGGTTACAGATGTATTTAAATATATTTCAAAGGTTATGAGAGTTGATAGTTATGAGAGTTgctttgtgttttttttatctctatgtttctatttttttgtAACTGAACAATAAATGCTAAAATTTGACAGTTAGTGTCCATAATACTGTAGTGTGTGTTTGACTACATGTGATTGACTGGAGTGAAGTGGATTGACATATTGTAATGGATGCAGTGTTGGCCCATCGAGAACTGTTGTGCTTTCAAGTTTGTTACATATTTTTCGATTATATTGTGTGCGCTCTAATAAATGCATTTTAGCCTGATAGCACTTTTATCTGTTTTGTAGTTAGTTGCTTGAATTACATTTtactttttacattttaaatgtgATGGAACTGGTTTAGAGAGAATACATTTCATAAGGGAAATATCATCAATGCTGTAGCTGACACCTGGGTACATGTGAGGAAAATTGTATTTTCAGTTTGAATACAGCTACTACCTCAAATCAGTCTTGTCCTTTATCATGTAGATTGGTTCTGAACAGCATAGCTACAATGCATAGCTACAATTGCATGAGGCTATCGGATTTACTGTACTTGATATTGCAATATTTGAGTTTGCAGTAATAAAGTA of Salvelinus alpinus chromosome 4, SLU_Salpinus.1, whole genome shotgun sequence contains these proteins:
- the LOC139573351 gene encoding inhibitor of growth protein 4-like isoform X1, whose protein sequence is MAAGMYLEHYLDSIENLPFELQRNFNLMRDLDQRTEDLKGQIDSLAKDYTSNARTLSSEQKLTILRQIQQSYSKSKEFGDDKVQLAMQTYEMVDKHIRRLDTDLARFEADLKEKQIESTDYDSTSSKGKKSESRGLKEKKVAKTRSKVKSSDEDGSPKSAQKKVKLLQPGEFTAPAANFGNVHPSDVLDMPVDPNEPTYCLCHQVSYGEMIGCDNTDCSIEWFHFACVGLTTKPRGKCKPRPRDSLSVGAIHFYEQGGVPNKLAGIVHAALKTERESKPLR
- the LOC139573351 gene encoding inhibitor of growth protein 4-like isoform X2, whose product is MAAGMYLEHYLDSIENLPFELQRNFNLMRDLDQRTEDLKGQIDSLAKDYTSNARTLSSEQKLTILRQIQQSYSKSKEFGDDKVQLAMQTYEMVDKHIRRLDTDLARFEADLKEKQIESTDYDSTSSKGKKSESRGLKEKKVAKTRSKVKSSDEDGSPKSAQKKVKLLQPGEFTAPAANFGNVHPSDVLDMPVDPNEPTYCLCHQVSYGEMIGCDNTDCSIEWFHFACVGLTTKPRGKWYCPRCSQDRKRK
- the LOC139573351 gene encoding inhibitor of growth protein 4-like isoform X3, which encodes MAAGMYLEHYLDSIENLPFELQRNFNLMRDLDQRTEDLKGQIDSLAKDYTSNARTLSSEQKLTILRQIQQSYSKSKEFGDDKVQLAMQTYEMVDKHIRRLDTDLARFEADLKEKQIESTDYDSTSSKGKKSESRGLKEKKVAKTRSKVKSSDEDGSPKSAQKKVKLLQPGEFTAPAANFGNVHPSDVLDMPVDPNEPTYCLCHQVSYGEMIGCDNTDCSIEWFHFACVGLTTKPRGKWDVCPC
- the nop2 gene encoding 28S rRNA (cytosine(4447)-C(5))-methyltransferase; the protein is MGRKLDPTTYVKKGPGRKSRKQKGAETELAKFLTDEDTAPKRLSSRSRKRAGKRAQVTKKPKETIEKEEPKKGFTDENSEWLKPAKRKREVGQSDNEEDSDSQWEQEEDEGQEGAENSKGKKLLIEGDGDDDDLVDDYGALEDSSEGEELLPIERAARKQKKLQEAMGQESDDDDDDNDDKGKSGDEDMDEDGTVQANLDEMDKFILPGAEEIAKEGVLLVDLQTIHQRIKDNVDVLSHFATKREEGKERTEYLSLLKKDLSTYYSYNNFLIDKLLDIFPVSELIDFLEANEIQRPVTIRTNTLKTRRRDLAQALINRGVNLDPLGKWSKVGLVIFDSSVPIGATPEYLAGHYMLQGASSFLPVMALSPQEGETVLDMSSAPGGKTTYMAQLMRNTGVIVANDASADRLKSVVGNIHRLGVTNSMICNYDGRQFPKVMGGFDRVLLDAPCSGTGVISKDPAVKTSKDESDIQRLAHLQKELILAAIDSVNAESPSGGYVVYCTCSIMVEENEWVVDYALKKRNVKLVQTGLDFGKEGFTRFKERRFHPSLKLSRRFYPHSHNMDGFFVAKLKKFSNTVPTTAVDKDGEEETEPSEAVEVTADSSDEDGPPKAGSKNKSKKQKPVPGKPAVSQKATANGKLAKSIGKKTTNPSTLKKSEKPTGPKKAKIAKMDGRTVKVDGELKKSNTVKTEGETTKESKEGSRFEKKRDKPRKSPMQSKKRMGKNKFNKLKKLLKKEEVGQ